Proteins encoded together in one Musa acuminata AAA Group cultivar baxijiao chromosome BXJ3-6, Cavendish_Baxijiao_AAA, whole genome shotgun sequence window:
- the LOC103989904 gene encoding zinc finger protein NUTCRACKER-like — protein sequence MCCQWRMWSSLPWITREGVGGATDPDAEVVALQPEDLLATGRYICEVCGKGFQRDQNLQLHMRTHNINWELKKSGGTPARRKAYICPVPTCVYNDRSRALSDITGIKKHFNRKHGTKNLICPQCSKPYAVEADLKAHLKNHILRDHQCECGSTFSR from the coding sequence ATGTGCTGTCAGTGGAGAATGTGGAGTTCGCTACCATGGATAACGAGAGAAGGTGTTGGTGGTGCAACAGATCCCGATGCAGAGGTGGTGGCGCTGCAGCCGGAGGATCTGCTGGCGACGGGCCGATACATCTGCGAGGTGTGCGGGAAGGGATTCCAGCGGGATCAGAACCTGCAGCTGCACATGCGCACCCACAACATCAACTGGGAGCTCAAGAAGAGCGGCGGCACGCCGGCGCGACGCAAGGCCTACATCTGCCCCGTGCCCACCTGCGTCTACAACGACCGGTCCCGCGCCCTCAGCGACATCACCGGGATCAAGAAGCACTTCAACAGGAAGCACGGGACCAAGAATCTGATATGCCCTCAGTGCTCCAAGCCCTATGCCGTGGAGGCGGATCTCAAGGCCCACCTGAAGAACCACATCCTGCGCGACCATCAATGCGAGTGCGGCAGTACCTTCTCCAGGTGA